One region of Epilithonimonas zeae genomic DNA includes:
- a CDS encoding TonB-dependent receptor, with amino-acid sequence MERTEIVSVFQKKFFGLALTIGATSFIMAQQKVNVSGNVKDTNGGVGYASITFKNQQNSQLSDAALADADGNYKLDLAPGSYDVSIEAVDYKKFTQTIRVEKAGAIAPFVVVSDGKANLNNTTDIQGVVITAQSTKPYKVELDKKTYDVKSDLTAVGGNLQDVLQNVPSVSVDTDGTVSMRGSSNVRFLVNGKPSALLGIDDGANALQAIPADQIERIEVITNPSAKYDASGTAGILNIILKKTTKLGFNGSVIGTLGYLPKTNLNTNLSWKKGNWSWFLNGGGGYQENKNTNRSTTNYTSGDLLSFNQNSINESKNNNYNANLGVVYDISPNTSVNLSGTIRTFENESTNPIKYTNYNRDGSIDFTTRDAIGRNTNTGMQGDFGIDHKFDDKGQNISLSLSLQSNQSSNDSKITATDNNIFSSLTTSKTKTENKSVIAKVDYELPIGENSLFNAGYRLDHNNNDYDFFTQRLLADETNPTILGRFTGPANYTETFNAFYLQFKSKIGALSYQVGLRDELTNVNFNYPTRNLLQPDVDTGQTTDKKKNYNNLFPSVFLSYDFAKNNQILLNYSRRIDRPRSFFLIPISSPNDVRNVFQGNPDLNPSYIDSFELGYNLSKSKVTINPTLYYRKEKDNIQFAIIQDITDPGAFTLGPNNVGSEDRYGLDFNGTYDPFSWWKIMGNIDLFGYKTRGDLYINNVLVQSYNGDGFSSRARLANTFRFDKTFSIQIQSNFRGGQKNASQNQKSIYFFNLGATKTIWKGNGTLAFNIQDIFNTRARETTNYGPNYTRDMYMQWNPRQFSLSLTYRFKQGEKIEQPKRKKDINSNSNGGDDMPPM; translated from the coding sequence ATGGAACGAACGGAAATTGTAAGTGTATTTCAGAAAAAATTCTTTGGGTTAGCCTTAACCATTGGAGCTACGAGTTTTATAATGGCTCAGCAAAAAGTGAATGTTTCTGGAAACGTAAAAGATACAAATGGCGGTGTTGGATATGCATCCATAACTTTTAAAAATCAACAAAATTCTCAATTAAGTGATGCAGCTTTGGCAGATGCTGACGGAAACTATAAATTAGACTTGGCGCCAGGAAGCTATGATGTAAGCATTGAAGCAGTTGATTATAAAAAATTCACGCAAACAATCAGAGTAGAGAAAGCTGGCGCCATTGCACCCTTCGTTGTTGTTTCTGACGGAAAAGCTAACCTTAATAATACAACTGACATCCAAGGCGTTGTGATTACTGCACAATCTACAAAACCTTATAAAGTTGAGCTAGACAAGAAAACCTACGACGTAAAAAGTGACTTAACTGCAGTTGGTGGTAACTTGCAAGATGTTTTGCAAAATGTTCCATCTGTTTCTGTAGATACAGACGGAACAGTTTCTATGAGAGGAAGCTCTAATGTCAGATTTTTAGTAAATGGAAAACCATCTGCACTTTTAGGCATTGATGATGGAGCAAATGCATTACAAGCCATACCGGCAGATCAAATAGAAAGAATTGAAGTCATAACCAATCCATCTGCAAAATATGATGCCTCAGGTACCGCAGGTATTCTTAATATCATTTTGAAAAAAACAACAAAATTAGGCTTCAACGGAAGCGTAATTGGAACCTTGGGTTATCTTCCAAAAACTAATCTCAACACCAACCTGAGCTGGAAAAAAGGAAACTGGAGTTGGTTCTTAAATGGTGGCGGTGGTTATCAGGAAAATAAAAACACCAACAGATCGACAACAAATTACACATCTGGAGATTTGTTATCCTTTAACCAAAATAGTATAAACGAGTCCAAGAACAATAATTACAATGCAAATCTTGGAGTAGTTTATGATATTTCTCCGAATACATCCGTTAACTTAAGCGGTACTATTAGAACTTTCGAAAATGAAAGCACTAACCCTATAAAATACACCAATTACAATAGAGATGGAAGTATAGATTTTACCACTAGAGATGCAATCGGTAGAAATACTAATACTGGAATGCAAGGTGATTTTGGTATTGATCACAAATTTGATGACAAAGGTCAAAATATTTCCTTATCATTAAGTCTTCAAAGTAATCAATCAAGTAATGATTCTAAAATTACAGCTACGGACAATAATATCTTTAGTTCATTAACAACATCTAAAACCAAGACAGAAAACAAATCTGTAATTGCTAAAGTAGACTATGAGTTACCAATTGGAGAAAACTCGTTGTTCAATGCTGGATATAGACTAGATCATAACAACAATGATTATGATTTCTTCACACAAAGATTACTTGCTGATGAAACAAATCCTACTATTCTAGGTAGATTTACTGGGCCTGCAAATTACACAGAAACGTTCAATGCATTTTACCTCCAGTTCAAGAGTAAAATAGGCGCACTTTCTTATCAAGTAGGTTTGAGAGATGAACTTACGAATGTTAATTTTAATTATCCCACAAGAAATCTTTTGCAACCAGATGTAGATACTGGACAGACTACAGATAAAAAGAAGAATTACAACAATCTTTTCCCAAGTGTGTTCCTAAGCTATGATTTTGCAAAAAACAATCAAATCTTGTTAAATTATTCTAGAAGAATTGATCGACCAAGATCATTTTTCTTGATTCCTATTTCTTCTCCTAATGATGTAAGAAACGTTTTTCAAGGAAATCCAGATTTGAATCCTTCGTATATTGATTCATTTGAACTTGGATATAATTTGTCGAAAAGTAAAGTAACAATCAATCCAACTTTATACTATAGAAAAGAAAAGGACAATATTCAATTTGCCATCATACAGGACATTACAGATCCGGGAGCCTTCACACTTGGACCTAATAATGTTGGAAGCGAAGATCGTTACGGTTTAGATTTTAATGGAACTTATGATCCGTTCTCGTGGTGGAAAATAATGGGAAATATTGATTTATTTGGTTATAAAACAAGAGGTGATCTTTATATCAATAATGTTTTAGTCCAATCTTATAATGGTGATGGTTTTTCTTCCAGAGCAAGATTAGCTAATACTTTTAGATTCGACAAAACCTTTAGTATTCAAATTCAATCTAATTTTAGAGGAGGACAAAAGAATGCCAGTCAAAATCAAAAATCAATTTATTTCTTCAATCTCGGTGCAACAAAAACAATTTGGAAAGGTAACGGTACTTTAGCTTTTAATATTCAAGATATTTTCAATACAAGAGCAAGAGAAACTACGAACTATGGACCGAACTATACACGAGATATGTATATGCAATGGAATCCTAGACAGTTTTCTTTATCTTTGACTTACCGTTTCAAACAAGGAGAAAAGATTGAGCAACCAAAACGTAAAAAAGACATCAATTCTAATAGCAATGGAGGTGACGATATGCCACCAATGTAA
- the lipA gene encoding lipoyl synthase, giving the protein MEETVTQKPKWIRVKLPTGKNYRELRNLVDKYKLNTICQSGSCPNMGECWGEGTATFMILGNICTRSCGFCGVKTGKPMDVNWDEPEKVARSIKLMKIKHAVLTSVDRDDLKDMGSILWAETVNAVRRISPGTTMETLIPDFQGVTKHIDRLVEVAPEVISHNMETVKRLTREVRIQAKYERSLEVLRYLKEAGQNRTKTGVMLGLGETKDEVFQTIEDIRNANVDVITLGQYLQPTKKHLPVQRFISPEEFDEYGDFARNLGFRHVESSPLVRSSYHAEKHIH; this is encoded by the coding sequence ATGGAAGAAACAGTGACTCAAAAACCCAAATGGATTCGTGTAAAATTGCCAACAGGTAAGAATTATCGCGAGCTAAGAAATTTGGTTGATAAATATAAACTTAACACGATTTGCCAAAGTGGAAGCTGTCCGAATATGGGCGAATGTTGGGGCGAAGGAACGGCAACATTTATGATTCTGGGAAATATCTGTACCAGAAGTTGTGGTTTCTGTGGCGTGAAAACCGGGAAACCAATGGATGTCAATTGGGACGAACCGGAAAAAGTAGCACGTTCTATCAAATTAATGAAAATCAAACATGCGGTTTTGACTTCGGTTGACAGAGATGATTTGAAAGATATGGGTTCGATTCTTTGGGCAGAAACAGTGAATGCTGTTCGCCGTATTTCTCCAGGAACAACTATGGAAACGCTGATTCCGGATTTCCAGGGTGTGACAAAACACATCGATAGATTGGTAGAAGTTGCTCCGGAAGTGATTTCCCACAATATGGAAACAGTAAAACGTCTGACAAGAGAGGTGAGAATCCAGGCAAAATATGAACGTAGCTTGGAGGTTTTAAGATATCTGAAAGAAGCAGGACAAAACCGTACAAAAACCGGTGTGATGCTTGGTTTAGGTGAAACAAAAGATGAAGTGTTCCAAACGATCGAAGATATCAGAAATGCTAATGTAGATGTGATTACATTAGGTCAATATCTTCAGCCGACTAAAAAACATCTTCCTGTTCAGAGATTTATCTCTCCGGAAGAATTTGATGAATATGGAGATTTTGCAAGAAATTTAGGCTTCCGTCACGTGGAAAGCTCACCTTTGGTAAGAAGTTCTTATCACGCAGAGAAACATATTCACTAA
- a CDS encoding ammonium transporter: MKIEKRWVISFVIISLISIAALFWPEQTSLPKPGTFLKEDNIVGSDVAWILASSGLVLLMTPGLSFFYGGMVGKKNVISTMLQSFIALGVISILWVVVGFSLSFGDSIGITINGEHYGLIGNPTSYLFFNNVGVFPHSQMASTIPFILFAMFQMKFAVITPALITGSFAERVRFISYLLFMVLFSLIIYTPLCHMVWHPEGLLNKYFGVKDFAGGTVVHMSAGFAALAGAMMIGKRKNPHHEPSNIPFVILGTGMLWFGWFGFNAGSALSANATAAMAFGTTTVASATAMLTWIFFDRVNGRKVSALGACIGAVVGLVAITPAAGFVTIPHAIFIGFISAIVSNLMCNWKRLKKVDDTLDVFACHGVGGIMGMILTAILAQGENASLLHGGFEVFAHHMMALVLVSAFTFLGSLILYKFTDLIIPLRVAEDSENIGLDLSQHDETCI, translated from the coding sequence ATGAAAATTGAAAAACGTTGGGTGATTTCATTTGTGATAATTAGTCTCATTTCAATTGCGGCATTATTCTGGCCGGAACAAACTTCTTTGCCAAAACCCGGGACTTTTCTAAAAGAGGATAATATTGTAGGTTCTGATGTAGCCTGGATCCTTGCTTCTTCCGGATTAGTTTTGCTAATGACACCAGGTCTTTCTTTCTTTTATGGCGGAATGGTTGGGAAAAAGAATGTTATTTCAACAATGTTACAAAGTTTTATTGCACTTGGTGTTATAAGTATTCTTTGGGTTGTTGTAGGATTTAGTTTGTCGTTTGGCGATTCAATCGGAATTACCATTAATGGAGAACATTATGGTTTGATTGGAAATCCGACATCCTATTTGTTTTTTAACAACGTTGGTGTTTTTCCTCACAGCCAGATGGCTTCAACAATTCCATTTATTTTGTTCGCAATGTTTCAAATGAAATTTGCGGTGATTACACCAGCTTTGATAACAGGATCATTTGCAGAAAGAGTTAGGTTTATTTCTTACTTACTATTTATGGTTTTGTTTAGCCTGATTATCTATACACCGCTTTGTCATATGGTTTGGCATCCGGAAGGTTTATTGAACAAGTATTTCGGTGTTAAGGATTTTGCAGGAGGAACAGTCGTTCATATGAGCGCAGGATTTGCAGCTTTGGCTGGTGCAATGATGATAGGAAAACGTAAAAATCCACATCACGAACCGTCTAATATTCCATTTGTGATTCTCGGAACGGGAATGCTTTGGTTTGGCTGGTTTGGTTTTAACGCGGGTTCGGCTTTGTCGGCTAATGCAACAGCAGCAATGGCTTTTGGAACAACTACGGTAGCTTCGGCAACCGCAATGCTAACCTGGATTTTCTTTGATAGAGTTAATGGTCGCAAAGTTTCCGCTTTAGGTGCTTGTATTGGTGCTGTTGTTGGTTTAGTTGCGATTACACCTGCAGCAGGATTTGTGACCATTCCGCACGCTATTTTCATCGGATTTATTTCAGCTATTGTTTCTAATCTGATGTGCAATTGGAAAAGATTGAAAAAAGTAGACGATACTTTGGATGTTTTCGCTTGTCACGGCGTTGGCGGAATTATGGGAATGATTTTGACGGCAATATTGGCTCAGGGCGAAAATGCAAGCTTGCTTCACGGCGGATTTGAAGTGTTTGCTCATCATATGATGGCGCTGGTTTTGGTTTCTGCATTTACATTTTTAGGATCTCTGATTTTATATAAATTCACAGATTTAATAATTCCGCTCAGAGTTGCAGAAGATTCCGAAAATATAGGTTTGGATTTGTCTCAGCACGATGAGACTTGCATATAA
- a CDS encoding class I SAM-dependent methyltransferase yields the protein MPQKFLFENEVLLRSLIYPLYKGENHECNICKKHLKDFVLVENGNLVCPVCGSLPRTRRLWKLLNEKYLKPEIKILDFSPSRAIYRNLKKNKNITYFSTDFENEFLADYRFDITNIAAESESFDLIICYHILEHIDSDQQAMNELFRVLKADGTCLIQTPFKDGETYEDFSIKTKEDRLKHFGQDDHVRIYSINGLKERLEKSGFFVDVQTFQKDDFFGLSENEHILVCSKR from the coding sequence ATGCCTCAAAAATTTCTTTTTGAAAATGAGGTTCTGTTGCGTTCGCTGATTTATCCGCTCTATAAAGGTGAAAATCACGAATGTAACATTTGCAAAAAGCACTTGAAAGATTTTGTTTTGGTAGAAAATGGAAATTTGGTTTGTCCTGTCTGTGGCAGCTTGCCAAGAACGAGACGGCTTTGGAAACTTCTGAATGAAAAATACTTAAAACCTGAAATTAAAATTTTAGATTTTTCACCTTCCAGAGCGATTTACAGGAATCTCAAAAAAAATAAAAACATCACTTATTTTTCCACGGATTTTGAGAATGAATTTTTAGCTGATTATCGTTTTGATATCACTAATATTGCTGCGGAATCTGAAAGTTTTGATTTGATTATTTGCTACCATATTTTAGAGCATATCGATTCTGACCAACAAGCAATGAATGAACTGTTCCGAGTTTTAAAAGCTGATGGAACCTGCCTCATCCAAACACCTTTTAAAGATGGAGAAACTTATGAGGATTTTTCCATCAAAACCAAAGAAGATCGATTAAAACATTTCGGACAAGATGATCACGTTCGTATCTATTCGATCAATGGCTTGAAAGAACGTTTGGAGAAAAGTGGATTTTTTGTTGATGTTCAGACTTTCCAAAAAGATGATTTTTTTGGTTTAAGTGAAAACGAACATATTTTGGTTTGTTCTAAGAGATAA
- a CDS encoding efflux RND transporter periplasmic adaptor subunit has product MEKEKKKFTFKKAISIFLGLLFAVALVGGIGYLIKSNSAENEVFLTRKPSIKNLDDKVMATGKIEPREEIEIKPNIAGIIQSINVDEGDKVEAGQLIATIRIVPNITDVNNATMQINNSQIQLTNAKINVENQQKQYEMQAKLYKQGVISKQEYITAQQQLETTVQQQKLAVQQLNAAQKQLQIVRTGATPELQSMATTQIRAKAAGTVLEIPVKVGSQVIEANSFNAGTTICSIADLNSLIFKGDIDEAQAGKLKQGMDMSVVIGALQNKSFPGKLTLIAPKGTEESGTIKFAVEGDVFNKTGEYIRAGFSANGEILLSSKKNALLLDESLIQYEKGNNKSFVEVKQPNGGFKKVYVKLGSSDGINVQILSGIDKNAEVKVWNPSDKDKEELKDKKK; this is encoded by the coding sequence ATGGAAAAGGAAAAAAAGAAATTTACATTCAAGAAAGCGATTTCCATATTTTTGGGATTACTATTCGCGGTCGCTTTGGTTGGCGGAATCGGTTATCTTATTAAATCCAATTCGGCTGAGAACGAAGTGTTCCTGACCAGAAAACCAAGCATCAAAAATTTGGATGATAAGGTAATGGCAACCGGGAAAATAGAACCTCGCGAAGAAATCGAAATCAAACCAAACATTGCCGGAATTATCCAAAGCATCAATGTGGATGAAGGTGACAAGGTGGAAGCTGGACAATTGATAGCAACCATCAGAATTGTACCTAATATTACGGATGTTAACAATGCAACGATGCAAATCAATAATTCTCAAATCCAGTTGACGAATGCAAAAATCAATGTTGAGAATCAACAAAAGCAATATGAGATGCAGGCGAAATTGTACAAACAGGGTGTGATTTCTAAACAAGAATATATTACAGCTCAGCAACAATTGGAAACGACTGTTCAGCAACAAAAATTAGCTGTGCAACAGTTGAACGCTGCTCAAAAACAATTGCAAATTGTGAGAACTGGAGCAACGCCGGAATTGCAAAGTATGGCGACTACTCAAATCCGTGCAAAAGCGGCTGGAACAGTTTTAGAAATCCCTGTAAAAGTCGGAAGTCAGGTAATTGAAGCCAACTCGTTTAATGCCGGGACAACAATCTGTTCTATTGCAGACCTTAATTCATTGATTTTTAAAGGTGATATCGATGAAGCTCAGGCTGGAAAACTGAAGCAAGGAATGGATATGAGTGTGGTAATCGGTGCGCTTCAAAACAAATCTTTCCCAGGAAAATTAACCCTGATTGCTCCAAAAGGAACCGAGGAAAGTGGAACGATAAAATTTGCTGTAGAAGGTGATGTTTTCAATAAAACCGGAGAATATATTAGAGCGGGATTTAGTGCCAACGGAGAAATTTTGTTGAGTTCTAAGAAAAATGCATTACTTTTGGATGAGTCACTGATCCAATATGAAAAGGGTAATAACAAATCTTTTGTAGAAGTAAAACAACCGAATGGTGGCTTCAAGAAAGTATATGTTAAGTTAGGTTCAAGTGACGGAATCAATGTTCAAATCCTTTCTGGAATTGATAAAAATGCAGAAGTAAAAGTCTGGAACCCATCTGATAAAGACAAGGAAGAACTGAAAGATAAAAAGAAATAA
- a CDS encoding RNA polymerase sigma factor, with protein MKEDQLLALIIKARDKNQKAQTQLINLFWVDVFSFVMNRVKDENDADEITVSVFSKVLNKLDLFDPNFQFKTWILTIAQNTIIDFWRRKNRENEDASGGLENVKNEFARSPEELMISEEDQQKIIKIIETMDAKNQDIIRLRFFEEKSIKEIAEELNLSVANTKVRIMRAKKILAELLKEDETDF; from the coding sequence ATGAAAGAAGACCAGTTACTAGCTCTCATCATAAAAGCCAGAGATAAAAATCAAAAGGCTCAGACACAGTTGATTAATCTATTTTGGGTTGATGTTTTTTCTTTTGTGATGAATAGAGTGAAGGATGAAAATGATGCAGATGAAATTACGGTTTCGGTATTTTCAAAAGTTCTTAACAAGCTGGATTTATTTGACCCTAATTTTCAATTCAAGACTTGGATTCTGACAATTGCTCAAAATACAATCATCGATTTCTGGAGAAGAAAAAACAGAGAGAATGAAGATGCAAGTGGCGGATTGGAGAATGTAAAGAACGAATTTGCAAGATCGCCGGAAGAACTGATGATTTCTGAAGAAGACCAACAGAAAATCATCAAAATCATAGAAACAATGGATGCTAAAAATCAGGATATTATTCGTCTGAGATTTTTTGAAGAAAAGAGCATCAAAGAAATAGCGGAAGAACTCAATCTTTCCGTAGCCAACACAAAAGTAAGGATAATGAGAGCTAAGAAAATTCTGGCCGAATTATTAAAAGAAGACGAAACAGATTTTTAA
- the mltG gene encoding endolytic transglycosylase MltG: MKKIILIISVVLIAILGFCGLRFYNKYLGNNVEKEGFVLIPHHSSYKQILDSISPFVKNQDNFASIADDKNLKENYNPGRYELKPGMNNREIANMILAGNQTPNSFRIKDFDDVYQMIGRVTKKTEVDSLKFANQLNEIAISKGYKNAEDLKKYFFNNTYDFFWTVTPKEFFNKFESDYKDFWTADRIEKEKQSGLTRDQIYALASIVYKESGGKPDEQRTIAGLYINRYKKGMKLQSDPTVIYAVNKASNFTQQIKRVYYKHLKEPSPYNTYANKGIPPGPICIVDKNSLNAVLEAEKNNYIFMCADPARFGYHKFTDNDAEHAKNAKAYQDWLNSKQIK; this comes from the coding sequence ATGAAAAAAATAATTCTTATCATATCAGTTGTATTAATAGCAATCCTTGGTTTCTGTGGATTGCGATTTTACAATAAATATCTTGGTAATAATGTGGAAAAAGAAGGATTTGTTTTGATTCCACATCATTCTTCTTACAAACAAATTTTGGATTCAATTTCGCCTTTCGTTAAAAATCAAGACAACTTTGCGAGTATTGCAGACGATAAAAATCTGAAAGAAAATTACAACCCTGGGCGATACGAACTGAAACCAGGAATGAACAACCGCGAAATTGCCAATATGATTCTTGCAGGAAATCAAACGCCTAATTCTTTCAGGATTAAAGATTTCGATGATGTTTACCAGATGATTGGAAGAGTTACCAAAAAGACAGAAGTTGATTCTTTGAAATTTGCTAATCAACTGAACGAAATTGCTATCAGTAAAGGTTACAAAAACGCAGAAGACCTTAAAAAATATTTCTTCAATAATACATATGATTTTTTCTGGACGGTAACACCAAAAGAATTCTTCAACAAATTCGAATCAGATTACAAAGATTTTTGGACAGCTGACAGAATCGAAAAAGAAAAACAATCCGGATTAACCAGAGATCAAATCTACGCACTAGCTTCTATCGTTTACAAAGAATCTGGTGGAAAACCTGATGAACAAAGAACAATTGCCGGACTTTACATCAATCGTTATAAAAAAGGAATGAAATTGCAGAGTGACCCGACGGTTATTTATGCAGTTAACAAAGCGAGTAACTTCACTCAACAAATTAAGAGAGTTTATTACAAACACCTGAAAGAACCTTCTCCTTATAACACTTATGCGAACAAGGGAATTCCGCCAGGCCCCATTTGTATTGTAGACAAAAACTCATTGAACGCAGTTTTAGAAGCAGAAAAAAACAACTACATTTTTATGTGCGCCGATCCTGCGAGATTCGGTTATCATAAATTCACAGATAATGATGCGGAACACGCCAAGAATGCAAAAGCCTATCAAGACTGGCTGAACAGCAAACAAATAAAATAA
- the dapF gene encoding diaminopimelate epimerase, whose translation MKFYKYQGTGNDFVMIDNRLGEWDDLSIENIQKLCDRRFGIGADGLIKINSAEDVDFEVDYYNSDGSKSFCGNGARCSVAFAHFLDMIEDRTTFTAIDGIHEAEIKNGIVKLKMGDVNNINKDGNNFVLNTGSPHYVKYVEMLNNYNVYKNGNEIRNSETYKQEGINVNFVEKLSDKELFVRTYERGVEDETYSCGTGVTAAALTFMKNNNQTFVGIKVMGGNLKVYAEKNGDGFKNIWLEGPAVQVFKGETNL comes from the coding sequence ATGAAATTTTATAAATATCAAGGAACAGGAAATGATTTTGTGATGATAGACAACCGTTTAGGCGAATGGGATGATCTTTCTATCGAAAACATACAGAAACTTTGCGACCGCAGATTCGGCATTGGTGCAGATGGATTAATTAAAATTAATTCCGCAGAAGATGTTGATTTTGAAGTCGATTATTACAACTCAGATGGTTCTAAAAGTTTCTGTGGAAACGGCGCACGTTGCTCTGTGGCTTTTGCTCATTTTCTGGATATGATTGAAGATAGAACAACTTTTACCGCTATTGACGGAATCCACGAAGCGGAAATCAAAAATGGTATTGTAAAGTTGAAAATGGGTGATGTAAACAACATCAATAAAGACGGAAATAATTTTGTTCTGAATACGGGATCGCCACATTATGTTAAATACGTGGAAATGTTAAATAATTATAATGTTTACAAAAACGGTAACGAAATCCGAAATTCCGAAACTTATAAGCAAGAAGGTATCAATGTCAACTTCGTAGAAAAATTGTCTGACAAGGAACTTTTTGTACGAACTTATGAGCGAGGTGTTGAAGATGAAACTTACAGTTGCGGAACCGGCGTTACGGCTGCAGCTTTAACTTTTATGAAAAATAATAATCAAACGTTTGTTGGAATTAAAGTAATGGGCGGCAATTTGAAAGTTTATGCCGAAAAAAATGGAGACGGATTCAAAAACATTTGGTTAGAAGGTCCAGCTGTTCAGGTTTTTAAAGGAGAGACTAATTTATAA
- a CDS encoding ABC transporter permease → MNILFKRDTWQEIYYSLRNNKLRTFLTMIGVGWGMFLYVSLLGAAKGMENGFNKLFSGLATNSIFLWPQNTNIPYEGFAKGRKMDLHLKDIEYITKKIPEIDYISPQSVRGNFGTPGEQISRNGKKNTYMITGDFPVGNQISKKKLLFGRYINDADIQSKKNVIVIGEDIYKNLFDAKKNEDPIGKSVNLKGIFFNVIGVFRVPRGGGMENDQSAYIPFSTYSGMYNEGDKVGFFAIVGKPNAEAAIVETKVKDELKKINHVSPEDTNAFGSFNLAKEFKKVTGFLTGMQLLTIVVGTLTILAGVIAISNILLITVKERTKEIGIRRALGAKPAEVRNQILLESVVITLSSGLLGFLSGIFLLIILNVATMNNDAFPFSNPTVDYGNVFSAMGIMIFLGLVIGLIPAQRAVKIKPIEALRTE, encoded by the coding sequence GTGAATATACTTTTCAAAAGAGATACCTGGCAGGAGATTTATTATTCCCTTCGGAATAATAAGCTCAGAACGTTTCTTACGATGATAGGCGTGGGCTGGGGTATGTTTTTGTATGTTAGTTTGTTAGGTGCTGCAAAAGGGATGGAAAATGGTTTTAACAAATTGTTTTCCGGGCTTGCAACCAACTCGATATTCCTTTGGCCACAAAATACCAATATCCCTTACGAAGGTTTTGCGAAAGGCAGAAAAATGGACCTTCATCTGAAAGATATAGAATATATCACGAAGAAAATTCCAGAAATCGATTATATTTCGCCTCAAAGTGTGCGAGGTAATTTTGGGACGCCAGGCGAGCAGATTTCCAGAAATGGAAAGAAAAACACCTATATGATAACGGGCGATTTTCCTGTTGGTAATCAGATTTCCAAGAAAAAATTATTATTCGGACGATATATTAATGATGCAGATATTCAGTCTAAAAAGAATGTGATTGTCATAGGAGAGGATATTTATAAAAATCTTTTTGATGCGAAGAAAAATGAAGACCCTATTGGGAAATCAGTCAATCTGAAAGGTATATTTTTCAATGTCATTGGTGTTTTCAGAGTTCCAAGAGGTGGTGGGATGGAGAATGACCAATCAGCTTATATTCCGTTTTCCACTTATTCCGGGATGTATAACGAGGGTGATAAAGTTGGATTTTTCGCTATCGTTGGAAAGCCAAATGCCGAAGCTGCAATTGTGGAAACTAAAGTGAAAGACGAATTGAAAAAAATCAATCACGTTTCGCCTGAAGATACTAATGCATTCGGAAGCTTTAACCTGGCAAAAGAATTTAAAAAAGTAACAGGATTTTTGACCGGAATGCAGTTGTTGACAATAGTTGTAGGAACATTAACGATTTTGGCAGGTGTCATTGCGATTTCAAATATCCTATTAATTACAGTAAAAGAAAGAACCAAAGAAATAGGAATCAGAAGAGCTTTGGGAGCAAAACCGGCTGAAGTTCGAAATCAGATTTTGCTGGAAAGTGTTGTGATTACTTTATCATCAGGATTATTAGGATTTTTATCTGGGATTTTTCTTCTCATTATTCTGAATGTTGCAACAATGAACAATGATGCTTTCCCATTCAGTAATCCGACTGTGGATTACGGAAATGTATTTTCGGCAATGGGAATTATGATTTTCCTCGGATTGGTTATCGGATTGATTCCTGCACAAAGAGCGGTTAAAATCAAACCAATTGAAGCCTTAAGAACAGAATAA